A window of Polaromonas hydrogenivorans contains these coding sequences:
- a CDS encoding histone: MATAKKPAAKKAAPAKAPAKKVTAAPASVAPAPAETAAAPKPAAAKTAAKTAAKTAVKVAAKAPAKAPAKKAAAPKVVAEKVTAPKPAVKEAPAKKAPAKKAAAAEKPVAPEAAAPQPAAKKPAAKKAAAKTTADTAKAVKKPAAKKAVKAEKAEKKPAAKTPAASSTPTAQTTINPQASWPFPKGSKP, translated from the coding sequence ATGGCAACTGCGAAAAAACCAGCGGCAAAAAAAGCCGCTCCTGCGAAAGCACCGGCAAAAAAAGTAACGGCGGCACCAGCATCGGTGGCACCAGCACCGGCTGAAACGGCGGCGGCCCCAAAGCCGGCGGCTGCAAAAACAGCTGCAAAAACAGCTGCAAAAACAGCGGTAAAAGTAGCTGCAAAAGCCCCCGCCAAAGCGCCTGCCAAAAAAGCAGCAGCCCCCAAAGTGGTCGCTGAAAAAGTGACCGCTCCAAAACCGGCAGTCAAGGAAGCCCCGGCCAAAAAGGCGCCCGCCAAAAAAGCAGCAGCAGCTGAAAAGCCAGTCGCTCCAGAAGCAGCCGCCCCACAACCGGCAGCCAAAAAACCAGCCGCTAAAAAGGCCGCGGCCAAGACGACAGCCGACACTGCCAAAGCCGTAAAAAAGCCGGCAGCCAAAAAAGCAGTGAAAGCCGAAAAAGCCGAGAAAAAACCGGCGGCCAAAACGCCCGCAGCAAGCTCGACTCCAACGGCCCAGACCACCATCAATCCGCAAGCCTCCTGGCCCTTCCCAAAAGGCAGCAAGCCTTAA
- a CDS encoding carbohydrate kinase family protein, translating to MSSVICGSLAFDTIMSFEGRFAEQILPDQLHILNVSFLVPALRREFGGCAGNIAYSLKQLGGSPLPMATVGSDGADYLARMKAQGISTEFVREVDDLYTAQAMIMTDRDNNQITAFHPGAMMQAHVSRIEARSDIRLGIISPDGRDAMLQHAEQFKAAGIPFVFDPGQGLPMFDGPELAHFVELASWVTVNDYEGRMLCDRTGLSCAELSKRVLGLVVTLGAEGCEVWVDGEKTVVPPVKAEAVVDPTGCGDAFRGALLFGLEQGWSLVRCAVLGNRVGAHKIASRGGQNYTLDFDQISALRNTSGH from the coding sequence ATGTCTTCTGTAATTTGCGGCTCGCTGGCCTTTGACACCATCATGAGTTTTGAGGGCCGGTTTGCCGAGCAGATATTGCCCGACCAGTTGCACATCCTGAACGTGTCGTTTCTGGTGCCCGCGCTGCGCCGCGAGTTTGGCGGCTGCGCCGGCAACATTGCCTACAGCCTCAAGCAACTCGGCGGCTCGCCCTTGCCGATGGCCACGGTGGGCAGCGACGGCGCCGACTACCTGGCGCGCATGAAGGCGCAAGGCATCAGCACCGAATTCGTGCGCGAAGTCGATGACCTCTACACCGCGCAGGCGATGATCATGACCGACCGCGACAACAACCAGATCACGGCTTTTCACCCCGGCGCGATGATGCAGGCGCATGTCAGCCGGATCGAGGCGCGCAGCGACATCAGGCTGGGCATCATTTCACCCGATGGCCGCGATGCCATGCTGCAGCATGCCGAACAGTTCAAGGCCGCCGGCATTCCCTTCGTCTTTGATCCGGGACAGGGCCTGCCGATGTTCGACGGCCCCGAACTGGCGCATTTCGTCGAGCTGGCCTCCTGGGTGACGGTCAATGACTACGAAGGCCGGATGCTGTGCGACCGCACCGGCCTGTCGTGCGCCGAATTGTCCAAGCGTGTGCTGGGCCTGGTGGTGACGCTGGGCGCCGAAGGCTGCGAGGTCTGGGTCGATGGCGAAAAAACCGTGGTGCCGCCGGTCAAGGCCGAGGCGGTGGTCGATCCAACGGGCTGCGGCGATGCGTTTCGCGGTGCGCTGCTGTTTGGACTGGAGCAGGGCTGGTCGCTGGTCCGTTGCGCGGTGCTGGGCAACCGGGTGGGCGCGCACAAGATCGCCAGCCGTGGCGGGCAGAATTACACGCTGGATTTTGATCAAATCAGTGCTTTGCGCAATACCAGCGGGCACTGA